A genomic segment from Brevundimonas mediterranea encodes:
- a CDS encoding efflux RND transporter permease subunit, producing the protein MFKFIIELSVKFRWFVVLATALVAAYGLLELTRLPIDAVPDITNRQVQVTTVAPALAPEQIERQVTYPIETAMAGIPGLTTTRSLSRNGFSQVTVIFTDQTDIYFARQQVAERLAGAREAMPDGVEPTMAPITTGLGEVLMWTIDYKPFNSQNLAKPGEPGWQAGGAYLTPEGDLLSTPQQRATYLRTVQDWIVAPQMRTAPGLAGVDTVGGYVKEYAVRPDAARLSAYGLGMGDLIQALDRANTQAGAGYIQRAGEALTVRTDALASTVEDLAQAPVVNRNGLIVRVADVATVEIGQAPRLGGASRDGHEAVLGTALMIAGGNSRTVAQAAGERLDEVRKTLPAGIEAVTVLDRSALVNSTISTVARNLTEGALLVIVVLFLLLGNIRAASITALMIPISFLFAVIGMNRFGISGNLMSLGALDFGLLVDGAVIVVESTLLMLSQRRIDLGRALTRRERLDVAVAAARKMVKPAAFGQLIILLVFTPLLMLEGVEGKTFVPMGATVMLALVGAFIFSFTFVPAMTALLVRDPKKVETDEHGHAHEHETFLLRHARRWIQPAIRAAVDRPKIVLISALGAVVVGGLAFSSLGREFIPTLDEGDIAMQALRVPSASLEQSLAMQMALERVITAQPEVETMFSRTGTAEAAVDPMPPNISDSVIVLKDRKDWPDSGLEKEALLERFEELANQQIGNNFEFSQPIELRFNELISGVRTDLAVMVYGDDFDTMQRVADEVAGVLRQTTGSADVRVEQASGLPTLTVSVDRFAAASYGLSAADVSEAVSAAIGGAEAGRIFEGDRRFDVVVRLPDDARNDPAALAALPIVSSTGVTVPLSSVARIQSAEGPNQISRNDGSRRMVVQANVRGRDLGGFVTDAQTKVDQIQLPPGVRLTWGGQFENLKRAEQRLGLVIPIVFVLIGVLLFMALGSFSEAGLVFACVPLALIGGALALLMRGMPFSVSAAVGFIAVSGVATLNGLVLMQAIRERLQAGLAPRDAAIEGASSRLRAVLTTALVAIVGFIPMALAHGAGAEVQKPLATVVIGGLLTATALTLLVLPTFAAKAVRHRKDEGVED; encoded by the coding sequence ATGTTCAAATTCATCATCGAACTCTCGGTCAAATTCCGATGGTTCGTGGTTCTCGCCACGGCGCTTGTCGCGGCCTACGGACTCCTCGAGCTGACACGGCTTCCCATCGACGCCGTGCCGGATATCACCAATCGCCAGGTCCAGGTGACCACGGTCGCTCCGGCGCTCGCGCCTGAACAGATCGAACGACAGGTCACCTACCCGATTGAAACCGCCATGGCCGGCATTCCCGGCCTGACCACGACCCGATCCCTCAGCCGAAACGGCTTCAGCCAGGTCACGGTCATCTTTACCGACCAGACCGACATCTATTTCGCGCGCCAGCAGGTCGCCGAACGGCTCGCGGGCGCCCGGGAGGCCATGCCTGACGGGGTGGAGCCGACCATGGCCCCGATCACCACGGGCCTCGGTGAAGTGCTGATGTGGACGATCGACTACAAGCCATTCAACAGTCAGAACCTCGCCAAGCCTGGCGAGCCGGGCTGGCAGGCGGGCGGAGCCTATCTGACGCCCGAAGGCGATCTGCTTTCGACCCCGCAGCAGCGCGCCACCTATCTGCGCACCGTGCAGGACTGGATCGTCGCGCCGCAAATGCGGACCGCCCCCGGTCTCGCCGGCGTCGACACCGTCGGCGGCTATGTGAAGGAGTATGCGGTCCGTCCGGACGCGGCGCGCCTTTCCGCCTACGGCCTGGGCATGGGCGACCTTATCCAGGCCCTCGATCGCGCCAACACTCAGGCCGGCGCAGGCTATATCCAACGCGCTGGCGAAGCTCTGACGGTCCGCACCGACGCCTTGGCCTCCACCGTGGAAGATCTGGCTCAGGCGCCGGTCGTCAACCGGAACGGCCTGATCGTGCGGGTCGCCGATGTCGCCACGGTCGAGATCGGCCAGGCTCCGCGCCTGGGCGGCGCCAGCCGTGACGGCCACGAGGCCGTGCTCGGAACGGCGCTGATGATCGCGGGCGGCAACAGCCGCACCGTGGCCCAGGCGGCCGGGGAGCGACTCGATGAGGTTCGCAAGACTCTGCCCGCAGGGATCGAGGCGGTGACGGTCCTTGACCGTAGCGCCCTGGTCAACTCGACCATCTCGACCGTGGCCCGCAACCTCACCGAGGGCGCCCTTCTGGTCATCGTCGTGCTGTTCCTGCTGCTCGGAAACATTCGTGCGGCCAGCATCACGGCCTTGATGATCCCGATCAGCTTCCTGTTCGCCGTCATCGGCATGAATAGGTTTGGCATCAGTGGAAACCTGATGAGCTTGGGCGCGCTGGACTTCGGCCTTCTGGTCGATGGGGCGGTCATCGTCGTCGAAAGCACCCTGCTGATGCTATCGCAGCGGCGGATCGATCTGGGACGGGCCCTGACCCGTCGGGAACGCCTCGATGTCGCCGTGGCCGCAGCTCGCAAGATGGTCAAGCCGGCCGCCTTCGGTCAGCTGATTATCCTGCTGGTCTTCACGCCCCTGCTGATGCTTGAGGGGGTGGAGGGCAAGACCTTCGTCCCCATGGGGGCGACGGTGATGCTGGCCTTGGTCGGGGCCTTCATCTTCTCCTTCACCTTCGTTCCGGCCATGACGGCCCTGCTGGTGCGGGATCCCAAGAAGGTCGAGACCGACGAACACGGCCACGCCCACGAACACGAAACCTTCCTGCTCCGCCACGCGCGGCGTTGGATCCAGCCGGCCATCCGCGCCGCCGTCGATCGTCCGAAGATCGTCCTGATCTCGGCGCTCGGCGCGGTCGTCGTCGGTGGTCTGGCCTTTTCGTCCCTCGGGCGGGAGTTCATCCCTACCCTGGACGAAGGCGACATCGCCATGCAGGCGCTGCGTGTTCCCTCGGCGTCGCTGGAACAGTCGCTCGCCATGCAGATGGCGTTGGAACGGGTCATCACCGCCCAGCCGGAAGTCGAGACCATGTTCTCCAGGACCGGCACCGCCGAGGCGGCCGTCGACCCGATGCCGCCCAACATTTCGGACAGCGTCATCGTTCTGAAGGACCGCAAGGACTGGCCGGATTCAGGTCTCGAGAAGGAAGCCTTGCTCGAGCGGTTCGAAGAGCTCGCCAACCAACAGATCGGGAATAATTTCGAGTTCAGCCAACCCATCGAGCTCCGCTTCAACGAACTCATTTCCGGGGTCCGGACCGACCTCGCGGTCATGGTCTACGGCGATGACTTCGACACCATGCAGCGGGTCGCTGATGAGGTGGCCGGCGTACTGCGGCAGACCACCGGCTCCGCCGACGTTCGCGTCGAACAAGCGTCGGGCTTGCCGACGCTCACGGTCAGCGTCGATCGGTTCGCGGCGGCCAGCTACGGCCTGTCCGCAGCCGACGTTTCTGAAGCGGTCTCGGCCGCCATCGGCGGCGCGGAGGCCGGCCGGATTTTCGAGGGCGACCGTCGCTTCGACGTCGTCGTCCGTCTTCCGGACGATGCGCGCAACGATCCGGCGGCGCTCGCGGCCCTGCCGATCGTCTCTTCGACAGGCGTAACCGTGCCGCTGTCTTCGGTAGCCCGTATCCAAAGCGCCGAGGGGCCGAACCAGATCAGCCGCAACGACGGTAGCCGACGGATGGTGGTCCAGGCCAACGTTCGCGGCCGGGATCTGGGCGGCTTCGTCACCGACGCACAAACCAAGGTGGACCAAATCCAGCTCCCGCCGGGCGTCCGCCTGACCTGGGGCGGTCAGTTCGAGAACCTCAAACGGGCCGAACAACGGCTGGGCCTGGTTATTCCGATCGTCTTCGTCCTGATCGGTGTGCTGCTGTTTATGGCTCTGGGGTCGTTCTCCGAGGCTGGGCTGGTCTTCGCCTGCGTGCCCTTGGCCTTGATCGGCGGCGCCTTGGCGCTTCTCATGCGAGGGATGCCGTTCTCGGTGTCTGCGGCCGTTGGCTTCATCGCCGTCTCGGGTGTGGCGACCCTGAACGGACTTGTTTTGATGCAGGCCATTCGCGAGCGATTGCAGGCGGGGCTCGCGCCCCGGGACGCGGCGATCGAAGGGGCGTCCAGCCGATTGCGTGCGGTGTTGACGACAGCCTTGGTCGCCATTGTCGGCTTCATCCCGATGGCGCTCGCCCACGGCGCGGGGGCCGAGGTTCAGAAGCCTCTGGCGACGGTCGTCATCGGCGGCCTTCTGACCGCGACGGCCCTGACCCTGCTGGTCCTGCCGACCTTCGCGGCCAAGGCGGTGCGTCATCGCAAGGACGAGGGGGTTGAGGATTGA
- a CDS encoding efflux RND transporter periplasmic adaptor subunit produces the protein MRKRTSNKTLLIGGAAAVVLLGGGGLFLLTRGPDAAPAAAEGEAGHAEEEGAHAEGEAGHEGEAEAPEGFVALSAAQAQAANLIVVGVGRGGGAETRLSGRVEPMVDARAAVAASVGGRVERVLVAPGQSVRIGQPLASVVSGEAATFRADADAAAAETEVARQAYQRNRNLADQGVVARQEVEASRAQLLSAEAGARAARARSSAAGSPNASGRLSVTSPITGVVTSVQVGPGGFVAPGGVVAEVTNPARVELVFNAPPALAANVRAGAPLRVSSPSGDFDAIVTGVAAGAGGESGATVIRARPTGSVLPPAGSAVTGAIVTGETTGGLTVPTESVQTVDGNTVVFVQVPNGFQARPVLAGRQAGGRTEILRGLTGAERVAGTNAFLLKAELAKGEAEHGH, from the coding sequence ATGCGCAAGCGCACATCCAACAAGACGTTGCTGATCGGCGGCGCCGCCGCCGTCGTTCTGCTTGGCGGAGGCGGGCTGTTCCTGCTCACGCGCGGGCCGGACGCCGCTCCAGCCGCCGCCGAGGGTGAGGCGGGTCACGCTGAAGAAGAGGGCGCTCATGCCGAGGGCGAAGCCGGCCACGAAGGCGAGGCCGAAGCGCCGGAAGGCTTCGTCGCTCTGAGCGCGGCCCAGGCCCAGGCCGCCAACCTGATCGTGGTCGGCGTCGGTCGGGGAGGGGGCGCCGAAACCCGGCTCTCCGGGCGGGTCGAGCCCATGGTCGACGCGCGCGCCGCTGTGGCGGCGTCCGTCGGCGGGCGGGTCGAGCGGGTTCTCGTAGCTCCGGGCCAGTCGGTCCGGATCGGTCAGCCCCTGGCGAGCGTCGTCAGCGGTGAAGCGGCGACGTTCCGCGCGGACGCAGACGCGGCGGCCGCCGAAACTGAAGTGGCGCGCCAGGCTTATCAACGCAACCGCAATCTGGCGGACCAGGGCGTTGTCGCCCGACAGGAGGTCGAGGCGTCCCGCGCGCAACTGCTCAGCGCCGAAGCCGGCGCCCGCGCGGCTCGCGCGCGGTCCAGCGCGGCGGGCTCGCCCAACGCTTCGGGCCGCCTCAGCGTCACCAGCCCCATCACCGGAGTCGTGACCAGCGTCCAGGTCGGACCGGGCGGCTTCGTCGCCCCTGGCGGCGTTGTCGCCGAGGTCACCAACCCGGCCAGGGTTGAGCTCGTCTTCAACGCGCCGCCTGCTTTGGCCGCCAATGTAAGGGCCGGGGCGCCTCTGCGGGTCAGCAGCCCCAGCGGCGACTTCGACGCCATCGTCACCGGCGTTGCCGCAGGCGCGGGCGGCGAAAGCGGCGCCACGGTCATTCGGGCCCGGCCGACGGGCTCTGTCCTCCCGCCGGCCGGTTCCGCCGTCACGGGGGCGATCGTGACGGGCGAGACGACCGGCGGTCTCACCGTGCCGACCGAGTCCGTCCAGACCGTCGACGGCAACACCGTCGTCTTCGTTCAGGTCCCGAACGGCTTCCAGGCCCGTCCGGTGCTCGCCGGTCGTCAGGCCGGGGGGCGGACTGAAATCCTGCGTGGCCTCACCGGGGCTGAACGGGTCGCCGGCACGAACGCCTTCCTCCTCAAAGCCGAGCTCGCCAAGGGCGAGGCCGAGCACGGTCACTAG
- a CDS encoding TolC family protein produces MAAFAAVLASPAWADPAPSFAELLAQLGQTPATLEAGALSDAAEARVRQARARPNPTIALDAENAFGTGPFSGYANAETTLSISQDLELWGRRTARVNVARAEAGTAALQRDLAIIDAAGRLAQVYADAEAAQRRAALAEESLTLTIADARAALVLVEEGREPLLRGIQGESEAAAARASRDEAVAERDAAFARLTAVAMLAAPVTTIDTSLLDLAPAATFAPPAEAPAVRVAEAQRAAAERRIDVERIRSRPDINASVGVRRYEMEDATALTFGVSMPLPLFDRNRGNIDAAQADFRAADARLLGARQEAQADRAAARARLAASVSRVSAADAGVASAEEAYRLSRIGSEAGRISQLELRVTRAALISARTSAVDARLARVQAEIELARQDGRAPFQGAQ; encoded by the coding sequence TTGGCCGCATTCGCGGCCGTGCTGGCCAGTCCCGCTTGGGCTGACCCCGCGCCGTCCTTCGCCGAGCTGCTCGCCCAGCTGGGTCAAACCCCGGCCACCCTTGAAGCCGGCGCCCTGTCGGACGCCGCCGAAGCACGTGTCCGCCAGGCCCGTGCGAGGCCTAATCCGACGATCGCTCTCGACGCCGAGAACGCTTTCGGCACGGGGCCCTTCTCGGGCTACGCCAATGCCGAAACCACCTTGTCGATCAGCCAGGACCTCGAGCTGTGGGGACGTCGGACCGCGCGGGTCAATGTCGCCCGCGCGGAAGCCGGAACCGCGGCGCTGCAGCGGGATCTCGCCATCATCGACGCCGCCGGAAGGCTCGCTCAGGTCTATGCCGATGCGGAAGCCGCCCAAAGGCGGGCTGCTCTCGCGGAGGAAAGCCTCACCCTGACCATCGCCGATGCGAGGGCCGCCCTTGTTCTTGTCGAGGAAGGCCGTGAGCCGCTGCTGCGCGGCATCCAGGGGGAAAGCGAAGCGGCTGCGGCGCGTGCCTCTCGCGATGAAGCCGTCGCGGAGCGCGACGCGGCCTTCGCGCGGCTGACCGCAGTCGCCATGCTGGCGGCTCCGGTCACGACGATCGACACCAGCCTGCTGGACCTCGCACCTGCCGCGACCTTCGCTCCCCCGGCGGAGGCGCCGGCCGTTCGCGTCGCCGAGGCTCAGCGCGCGGCCGCCGAACGCAGGATCGATGTGGAGCGGATCCGCTCGCGCCCGGACATCAACGCCAGCGTTGGTGTCCGTCGCTACGAGATGGAAGACGCGACGGCGCTGACTTTCGGCGTCAGCATGCCGCTGCCCCTGTTCGACCGCAACCGCGGGAACATCGACGCGGCGCAGGCCGACTTCCGGGCTGCGGATGCGCGGCTCCTGGGCGCCCGCCAGGAGGCCCAGGCCGATCGCGCCGCAGCGCGGGCGCGCCTCGCCGCCTCCGTGAGCCGGGTCTCCGCCGCCGATGCAGGGGTGGCGTCTGCCGAGGAGGCCTACCGTCTGTCGCGGATCGGATCCGAAGCGGGGCGCATCTCTCAACTCGAGCTGCGGGTCACCCGTGCAGCCCTGATCTCTGCCCGAACTTCGGCCGTCGATGCGCGCCTTGCACGCGTCCAGGCCGAGATTGAACTTGCGCGCCAGGACGGCCGCGCCCCCTTCCAAGGAGCCCAATGA
- the lspA gene encoding signal peptidase II: protein MITMHPTRRVPGRLQTIAFALAALIAVVDQAAKAAARAQLDAPINLTPFLALRLGFNPGVTFGLFAGSGAVGRWALSAVASLIIGALLAWIWRTRSAVTAAAAGLIAGGAIGNLVDRLRFGAVTDFIDLHWGAAHWPTFNLADAAIVCGVALLLLTVRGSDSRAASSTLGRAAR, encoded by the coding sequence ATGATCACCATGCACCCGACGCGACGCGTTCCCGGCCGCCTGCAGACGATCGCCTTCGCGCTCGCGGCGCTGATCGCCGTCGTGGATCAGGCCGCCAAGGCCGCGGCGCGCGCTCAGCTGGACGCTCCGATCAACCTCACGCCGTTTCTCGCGCTGCGTCTCGGGTTCAACCCCGGCGTCACCTTCGGCCTGTTCGCCGGCTCAGGCGCCGTCGGCCGCTGGGCGCTGAGCGCCGTGGCCTCCCTGATCATCGGCGCCCTGCTGGCGTGGATCTGGCGCACGCGCAGCGCCGTGACGGCGGCCGCCGCAGGCCTCATCGCCGGTGGAGCGATCGGGAACCTCGTCGACCGGCTACGCTTTGGCGCGGTCACCGATTTTATCGATCTTCATTGGGGGGCGGCGCACTGGCCGACCTTCAACCTCGCCGATGCGGCCATTGTCTGCGGCGTCGCGCTGCTCCTCCTCACCGTCCGGGGCTCGGACAGCCGCGCGGCGTCCTCGACCCTGGGACGGGCGGCGCGATGA
- a CDS encoding MAPEG family protein translates to MFEGGGQHPVPVRRRPAGSADAAPGARLALPAAVLQNSLEQTVLAVSAHLVLATVLRGEEMILLPVLVPLYLVGRGFFALGYAQGAAAPAFGMALTGASTIAAFGIAVVLMGLGR, encoded by the coding sequence GTGTTTGAGGGTGGTGGCCAGCATCCGGTTCCGGTCCGACGCCGACCGGCCGGGTCCGCCGATGCGGCGCCCGGCGCCAGGCTCGCCCTACCCGCCGCCGTGCTACAGAACTCGCTTGAACAGACCGTTCTGGCGGTGAGCGCCCACCTGGTGCTCGCCACCGTGCTGCGCGGCGAGGAGATGATCCTGCTGCCGGTGTTGGTCCCTCTTTATCTGGTTGGTCGGGGTTTCTTCGCCCTGGGTTACGCGCAGGGCGCGGCGGCCCCGGCCTTCGGCATGGCGCTCACCGGCGCCTCCACGATTGCCGCCTTCGGCATCGCCGTCGTCCTGATGGGGCTGGGCCGATGA
- a CDS encoding MerR family transcriptional regulator, translating into MPLPSPASSGLRPIGKLAAATGVKVPTIRFYEEIGLLPPPPRTASDRRMYDDAAERRLSFIRHARQLGFDLDSIRSLLDLSDHPDRPCAEASTLAERHLADVKQKIARLRALQRELSRMTTECAGGRVSACKVIEALHDPSAPL; encoded by the coding sequence ATGCCCCTCCCCTCTCCCGCCTCGTCCGGGTTGCGCCCCATCGGCAAACTGGCCGCCGCCACGGGCGTCAAGGTTCCGACCATCCGCTTCTATGAAGAAATCGGCTTGCTTCCGCCGCCGCCGCGCACCGCCAGCGACCGGCGCATGTATGACGACGCGGCGGAGCGCCGCCTGTCATTCATCCGGCATGCCCGCCAGCTGGGCTTCGATCTGGATTCGATCCGCTCCTTGCTTGATCTGTCGGATCACCCCGATCGGCCCTGCGCCGAGGCCAGCACCCTGGCCGAACGTCATCTCGCCGATGTGAAACAGAAGATCGCCCGGCTCCGCGCCCTCCAGCGCGAACTGTCGCGGATGACGACGGAATGCGCCGGGGGCCGGGTCTCCGCCTGCAAGGTGATCGAGGCGTTGCACGATCCATCCGCGCCGCTTTGA
- a CDS encoding cytochrome P450 codes for MTHRPTSRHGDQTLALLTDPYRRLSHLFEQAGADVVETRLALKETTCLRGREAARIFYDETRIVRAGAMPAPVRRTLLGEGGVQGLDGEAHRARKGVFMSLMSPARVARLGELFEAEWRRAAVEWAGEDDIVLYDALQPVLTRAVCAWAGVPLEPHEEAKRVRHLRALFDAAGSRGPRHLWSRHARRRVDAWLGSIIEDIRAGRLSPDPDTAAHAWAWTRAADGEPLPIHTAAVELANVLRPTVATSVYIVFVAHAMQAHPDAARLADADAGRRRAFVQEVRRFYPFFPAVIGRVRAPFRWRDLVFPEGRQVVLDLYGSNHDPAHWTDPEAFRPERFSDGSGDPFGLIPQGGGDAATGHRCPGEGIVVELMERAVGLLADLNYRLPDQDLEIDFRRLPALPGSGFRMETRDAALNEGGA; via the coding sequence ATGACGCATCGGCCGACCTCGCGACACGGCGACCAGACCCTGGCCCTGCTGACAGACCCTTATCGGCGCCTTTCCCACCTGTTCGAGCAGGCCGGCGCCGACGTCGTCGAGACCCGCCTGGCGCTGAAGGAGACGACCTGTCTGAGAGGCCGCGAGGCGGCGCGGATCTTCTATGACGAGACCCGCATCGTGCGGGCGGGCGCCATGCCGGCGCCGGTCCGCCGCACGCTGCTCGGCGAGGGCGGCGTCCAGGGGCTGGACGGCGAGGCCCACCGCGCCCGCAAGGGCGTGTTCATGTCCCTGATGTCGCCAGCCCGTGTCGCGCGACTGGGCGAACTGTTCGAAGCGGAGTGGCGGCGCGCGGCCGTCGAATGGGCCGGCGAGGACGACATCGTGCTGTATGACGCCTTGCAGCCGGTGCTAACGCGGGCCGTCTGCGCCTGGGCCGGCGTGCCGCTCGAGCCGCACGAAGAGGCGAAACGGGTCCGTCACCTGAGGGCGCTGTTCGACGCGGCGGGATCGCGGGGCCCCCGGCATCTGTGGTCGAGGCACGCGCGTCGCCGCGTCGACGCCTGGCTGGGCTCGATCATTGAAGACATTCGCGCCGGCCGTCTGTCGCCGGATCCGGACACGGCCGCCCACGCCTGGGCCTGGACCCGCGCCGCGGACGGCGAACCGTTGCCGATCCACACGGCGGCGGTCGAACTGGCCAATGTATTGCGGCCGACTGTCGCGACCTCGGTCTACATCGTGTTTGTGGCGCACGCGATGCAGGCTCACCCGGATGCGGCCCGTCTGGCCGACGCCGACGCCGGACGTCGCCGCGCCTTCGTCCAGGAAGTCCGACGCTTCTATCCGTTCTTCCCGGCAGTGATCGGGCGTGTGCGCGCGCCGTTTCGCTGGCGCGACCTGGTCTTCCCGGAGGGCCGTCAGGTGGTCCTCGACCTCTATGGCTCCAATCACGATCCCGCACACTGGACTGATCCCGAGGCGTTCCGGCCGGAGCGGTTCAGCGACGGCTCCGGAGATCCGTTCGGTCTCATCCCCCAGGGCGGTGGGGATGCGGCGACCGGTCACCGTTGCCCTGGCGAAGGGATCGTCGTGGAGCTGATGGAGCGCGCCGTCGGCCTGCTCGCCGACCTGAACTACCGGCTGCCGGATCAGGATCTGGAGATCGACTTCCGCCGCCTGCCGGCCCTCCCCGGAAGCGGGTTCCGAATGGAGACGCGCGACGCGGCCCTCAATGAGGGGGGCGCCTGA
- the lpdA gene encoding dihydrolipoyl dehydrogenase — MSRSTTSYDLVIIGGGPGGYPCAIRASQLGLSVAVIDDRELLGGTCLNIGCIPSKALLQATERLEMARNLEAFGVMVDNVRADLDGVMRHKGKVVTELGEGVAYLLRKHKVARFQGRGRLLARDRVEVRAADGAFEVQASKAVVIASGSEAATLPDLPIDERRIVTSAGALSLTAAPRHLAVIGGGYVGLELGSVWRRLGSEVTVIEVLDRIASGVDSEMSAALHKVLEAQGFQFCLGHKVVGSRMEGDDVVLDVEPMGDGARGTIKADVVLVSIGRRPATARLDLETVGIAPDRRGFIPVDEGFRTSADGVYAIGDVIGGAMLAHKAEEEGIALAERLAGGAGHVDYGTIPAVVYTWPELASVGRTEDDLKAAGVAYRVGRFPFSANAMAKARLEKNGLVKVLADAATDKILGVHILGPEAGGLIHEAVAAMQFGAAAEDLARTSHAHPTLPEALREACLAVAERTIHL; from the coding sequence ATGAGCCGTTCGACGACCTCCTACGACCTGGTGATCATCGGCGGCGGGCCGGGCGGATACCCGTGTGCGATCCGGGCGAGCCAGCTCGGCCTGTCGGTGGCGGTCATCGACGACCGCGAACTGCTCGGGGGGACCTGCCTGAACATCGGGTGCATTCCGTCCAAGGCGCTGCTCCAGGCCACCGAGCGGCTGGAGATGGCGCGCAATCTCGAAGCGTTCGGCGTCATGGTAGACAATGTGCGGGCCGATCTTGACGGTGTCATGCGGCACAAGGGCAAGGTGGTGACCGAGCTTGGCGAAGGGGTCGCCTACCTCCTGCGCAAGCACAAGGTCGCCCGCTTCCAGGGCCGCGGGCGGCTGCTGGCGCGCGACCGGGTGGAGGTGCGCGCCGCGGACGGCGCTTTCGAGGTGCAGGCCAGCAAGGCGGTGGTCATCGCCAGCGGATCGGAAGCGGCGACCTTGCCCGACCTGCCCATCGACGAGCGGCGAATCGTCACCTCCGCCGGCGCCCTGAGCCTGACGGCGGCGCCGCGCCATCTGGCGGTGATCGGCGGCGGCTACGTCGGACTGGAGCTGGGGTCGGTCTGGCGTCGGCTCGGCAGCGAGGTCACGGTCATCGAGGTGCTCGACCGGATCGCCTCCGGCGTCGACTCGGAGATGTCGGCGGCGCTGCACAAGGTGCTCGAGGCCCAGGGCTTCCAGTTCTGCCTTGGGCATAAGGTGGTCGGATCGCGGATGGAGGGCGACGACGTCGTCCTCGACGTCGAGCCCATGGGCGATGGCGCGCGAGGAACCATCAAGGCCGATGTCGTGCTGGTCTCCATCGGCCGACGGCCCGCAACCGCCAGGCTCGATCTGGAAACGGTCGGCATTGCGCCCGACCGCAGGGGCTTTATTCCGGTGGACGAAGGGTTCCGGACCAGCGCCGACGGGGTCTACGCCATCGGCGACGTCATCGGCGGCGCCATGCTGGCCCACAAGGCGGAGGAGGAAGGGATCGCCCTGGCCGAACGCCTGGCGGGGGGCGCGGGCCATGTGGACTACGGAACGATTCCGGCGGTCGTCTATACCTGGCCGGAACTGGCTTCGGTCGGCCGCACCGAGGACGACCTCAAGGCGGCCGGCGTGGCCTACCGCGTGGGGCGCTTCCCCTTCTCCGCCAACGCCATGGCCAAGGCGCGTCTGGAGAAGAACGGTCTGGTCAAGGTTCTGGCCGACGCCGCGACGGACAAGATCCTCGGCGTGCACATCCTGGGCCCTGAGGCCGGCGGGTTGATCCATGAAGCGGTCGCCGCCATGCAGTTCGGCGCGGCGGCCGAGGATCTGGCGCGGACAAGCCACGCCCATCCGACCCTGCCGGAAGCCCTGCGCGAAGCCTGCCTGGCGGTAGCCGAGCGCACGATCCACCTCTGA